Part of the Lotus japonicus ecotype B-129 chromosome 6, LjGifu_v1.2 genome, AGCTGGTCCAGACCATTTCCAGCAGCTGGTGTTGAACTTCCTTcccctttttcttttcctttagaCGACGATGAATTAGGCTTGTCTGCTTGCGTCCGCTGTAGTAGCAGGACCAGAGTCTCTGCAGCAGGACTTgctccatctccatctccagCAGAACTTGTTCCATCTCCATCTCCAGCACCACTTGCACTTCCTACAACTTCTTTTCCTTTAGATGATGTATTCGGCTCACGTGCTTGCGCCTCATTCGGAGCAGGAGCCTCTGCATCAGCTCTTGCTCCCCCTCCATCACCTGCATTTCCTCTCAGTTGTATCGGCGCTCTAAAGATCTCATAGATTCTTAATAACTGAATGCTAATCGCTGCAGAAAATACAAGGACTCAGatggaataatatccagaaccaATCACATAAAAAGCGTGAAACACAGCAATTGGTTACTAGCATCATGCTACTTATGGCATAACCTGGCTTTGCTTTCTCTAATTCGGTTTGGAAAGGGTAACCATCCCTGATATTAAACTCTTGGCAGATTGACCAGTTTTTCCATTGGCAAAATAGCTTAATAAAGAGTAACATCATGAACATGAAAATTGAGAAACAAGCAATACTTGCAATTGTTTTTGAAAAACCAGGAAACACATGTGACAGAATTTATCACACCAAGTCAAGAAACAAATTATATGTATACAAATCAATTTAAGAAACGACATAGGACACCAACCTTCCAATTGTTGTGTGGTGACATCAAACGTATTCCGCCAAAAGCTCACACTactattctgaagcttcagctTTAGGAACTTGAGAGCAAGGAAAATGTAACCTCCTGCAATTTGTTGCGGCGAGAATTGCAAGCAAAGCGTTGCCAACATCCTAAAAGCCACCAACACATATTAGTAAAATGAAATCAACAATGTCAAATTTGATTAAAACATAATCATTATATTCATACCCATCATTGGCAAAGTCCCAGGCAACTTGACCAAGTTTCTTCTTACTTTCGACAGACTCGATAGCTAAGTTCCTCACGTAGTCTCTGAGGAAGTCATGGGGATGTTGAATTtccaaattaaaatttaaagtaGTAAGTACAACCCTCTCTGCAAGAATGATTAACTCTTTCCGTAAGTTAAACATTTCCTGCATCATATTCAAATATTGAACAAATTGTAAGTATACGAAAAAGATAAAGAACTAAAATATAAagagacatagagaaagttataggatgtttggatcaacttctctaTCTCTAGGTAATTGATTAtgttttcagaatcaattgtaaaagagTTTCCAAATATGCATTTAATGGAGTAAGTTAAATAGGTGAAAGCACCATTAGTAACAGAAAACCTTGTACAAAGCAGCTAGTTATTTCATGCTTCAGCACTTATTGGAACCTAGCAGCAATATAGTTTCAGAAAAATCCAAAAGAATTAGGATGTATAGCTGCAGGAACACCTTATTCTCATTTATGAGCCTCATAGCTGCAGGAGCGCACTGGTGAATGATCCAATAGGAATAAACAACAACCCTCCGTAGGCTACAACGATGCTCTTCAATCTTACTAGCAAGGAACACACAAGCAGTTCCAATAGTCTGCAAAAGATGTTCACCAAATGAAGCATGAGATTCCAATTAGGTCATACTTAAAGTTCACATCATCTTTACATCTACCATTCTTTAACATAAAATTGGACCAAAACTACAGTATCTGTATATTAACTAACATCATCTTCCATGTGTATGCCCATTGACCTCTCTAATGCAAAACACTGATGATATTTAGACACTACTCAAACACCTAATTTCTCTCCATTTATCATACTCACTCATCATATAATGCATTCATTacttctctcatttcttcatttttccacTCTAGGTGTTATGCACTATGCGGATGTGTACCAACTGTTTTCCCATGCTAAAATATATAACTAATTAAAACCTTGAATATCAGTAATGAAGTGCAAGAGCCAAGAACTCACCTTTGGATCGTTCTGTGCAAACGATTGTAGCAGAAAAAACTTGTGAAAGTAGTATGAGGCCGTCGCTATAATTTTTGGAGACCTGCAATGAGGCAAAGTTAGAAACAGAAATTACATCTCCAGTTGAATTGGTTTTGAAACTGATGACAACATTGATTTCAATTCAAGCATTTCACTAGATTGAGTTTAATAATTGAATCAAATCTAAACCCCCACCACCAAAATCTAAAACTTAACTTCTCCATCACAGATTAATAAGATTGAGTTTAataattgaatttcaataaATTGTATACAGATATAGAATTAAGTTTCAGCATTAATTTCATCAGATCATAGCataataaaatcaaaattaaaaaagtgaaaaagttCAAGAGAACTCACCGTTTAAGTGCTATGCCTAATTGCCTAATGAAGAAGTTAGATGTCATCCGGCAATGCGCCTCCTTCCACCACTCAATTCCATCTTTCTTTGACGGCGAATGTTGAACTATTTCTTGCAGCGTCACATACCTCCGCCGTGGATCAAATGGAACCTCCTCTGCCTCCTCCTCTGCAGGTCTTTTCTTACCGCCTGAGCTGCTATCTGCCTCATCCTCTGCATGTCTTTTCTTACTGCGTGAGCTGCTACCTTCTTCCATTTCACATGCACCACTTCACCTGCCAACATCAACAAATTAATCAATGTGACACTTCTTCAAAATCACGTTACATATGATCACAAAGAATTAAGAAAAACTTCAAGAAATTGCAAGATTCTCCATTAGAATGTCAATTCCATTAGCATTGTTCAGGTGAAACATTTAGTCCCATTACAGAAAATCACGTAACACATGAGATGCAACCCAACAAAGAAATAAGAATTAACTTGAAGAAATTTCCATCAGAATGCCAATTCCATTAGCATTTTTCATCATCTTTACAAAAGACTATGGATTGAACAAGAaggtaatgaagaagaaagacagAGTGGCAGAGCAAAATTACCAGAAGTAGAGGAAGAACTCTTCGTCTTCTTCTCGCTCAAGACTGTGCGTTTGCGAAGAACGTTCAAGGCGGGAACAAGCAGTTGGTTTCAAACAAGTCGTTGAGGTCGTTTGAAGTGCTCAAGAATTCGTTACAAGAAATTAATGGTATAaaagggatatatatatatatatatatatatatatatatatatatatatatatatactcataCTTCACTCTGCACAACTTTTTTTGTATGTAATTGTAAGATGGGTGAGAACTGAGAAATATGGAATATGAAGCGTGATGTCATGgagataaaaaggaaaaaaaatgagttagtaaaataataaaatagaaaTATGGAGTTGGTAGTAATTTTTTACGGAAGTCGTTTCATTCTTATGGGGTCTATCTTCCTTACCTACCAACATCTTCTTGGTAGTGTTTGTAGTATTGGTCAAGTATAAATCCTATGAAATATTGTTACATCTACCGTAGAGTATTTTTTAAAAGGTTGTTTTGGATTAAGGCTATGATAATATATAGTTGATAAGTTAACCGAACGTTGAAAAGTTAGTTGAAAGTTGGAAAGTTATTTGATTGCAACAACAAAATGTTCATCGAAactaataattataaaaattgaaattataaaataacaTAGACatacttatttatttatatatatatatatatatgaatatttttatatttaatatattttatttacaaTTCAATAACTATAACTATATGATATTAAGTTTAAAATAAGggtagttcaaaaaaaaagtttaaaataagggaaatgCTAAAAGGTACGAAAGTTGTATGTCATGAATGGGCACAAACCAATAACTTAGTTACATGTGTCAACTTTTTGAAACTCTCTTTCCTCCATTTTTTTAGTTACGGAATGAAGGAGGTGAGATGGGGTGGTTTGGTGGTTGGTTGGTGGAAGTGATTCTGATGGTGGTTCTTGTGGTGGGTGGAGCGACGAAGGCCGCGACTAATGGAGGTAGAAGAAGGACTAAGAGAAGGAGAGAAAGCTAGGGTTCCTTGGGTTTGGTGGGTGCAACTgcaagaggaagaaggatgcatATCTTTTTGGTTGGCAGTGATGAGTTTGAAGAACATAGTGTGGATCTctcctttttttcatttttttttattttttaaatgaattttgGTCATGGTCGTGTGTCTCGTGCTTAATAGCACTACTGTTAAAATAATTatggttttaaatttttttttttttttgaaatttttatcataaaatatatctttttcatatttttattacaCTAGTAGATCACAAAAATAACATTATATTTAACAACGCCTTGGGTTGACGTACGACTGTCCAGACTTTATTGCCGATGGTGAGATCGCGACTCAAATCTTGGCTAGAAAGCTTCTTTAGCTCTTGCAGAAGGAGGTTCCAGATTTTTTGATGGTTTTGTTTTCtagttagagcatctccaactatgggttgctagttgggttgcttaaacactATTCTTGTGGGTCAAAACTGTCACATTCACATAGGTTTAAGCAACTCATAAGTAACTTATGCATATTTCGCTTCAACCATGGTTTGAAGCTCATGACACAACCATTTCCATTCGCCATGTTGCCTGCAAATTGTTGAGTGGAAAAACCTACCCATTTTTCCTTATAAAAGCCGTTGAAAGTTTGA contains:
- the LOC130725547 gene encoding cyclin-T1-3-like, producing the protein MEEGSSSRSKKRHAEDEADSSSGGKKRPAEEEAEEVPFDPRRRYVTLQEIVQHSPSKKDGIEWWKEAHCRMTSNFFIRQLGIALKRSPKIIATASYYFHKFFLLQSFAQNDPKTIGTACVFLASKIEEHRCSLRRVVVYSYWIIHQCAPAAMRLINENKEMFNLRKELIILAERVVLTTLNFNLEIQHPHDFLRDYVRNLAIESVESKKKLGQVAWDFANDGMLATLCLQFSPQQIAGGYIFLALKFLKLKLQNSSVSFWRNTFDVTTQQLEAISIQLLRIYEIFRAPIQLRGNAGDGGGARADAEAPAPNEAQAREPNTSSKGKEVVGSASGAGDGDGTSSAGDGDGASPAAETLVLLLQRTQADKPNSSSSKGKEKGEGSSTPAAGNGLDQLGVTPKHS